The following proteins are co-located in the Agromyces laixinhei genome:
- a CDS encoding SDR family NAD(P)-dependent oxidoreductase: MTGLADRVVAVIGGANGIGRETARRLALAGARVAIGDRDGAAALRAAEALEGTAIGLAVDVTSTASLESFLTAVDSALGPVETLVNSAGVMWVGPFDAEPESAARAQIDVNLLGAINAVKATAARMLRQRSGHIVVIASAASLLPTPGEATYAASKHGVLGYLKAVRAELRGSGVEVSVIMPTVVETALAAGTSPGAAKMLQPADVARAVLTTITRPRFEVTIPAYLGPVRRAIDILPAAMRDALLRRLVPDQVRASDRKARQDYEATFLDRA, translated from the coding sequence ATGACCGGCCTGGCCGACCGTGTCGTCGCCGTGATCGGCGGCGCGAACGGTATCGGCCGCGAGACGGCACGCCGGCTCGCACTCGCGGGCGCCAGGGTCGCGATCGGCGACCGGGACGGAGCCGCCGCCCTCCGCGCTGCCGAGGCGCTGGAAGGCACAGCCATCGGCCTTGCGGTCGATGTGACGAGCACCGCATCGCTCGAGTCGTTCCTCACTGCGGTCGACTCCGCTTTGGGCCCGGTCGAGACGCTCGTCAACAGCGCCGGAGTGATGTGGGTCGGGCCGTTCGATGCAGAACCCGAATCTGCGGCCCGTGCGCAGATCGACGTCAACCTGCTCGGGGCGATCAACGCCGTGAAGGCGACGGCAGCCCGCATGCTGCGGCAGCGCTCGGGCCACATCGTCGTGATCGCCTCGGCGGCCTCGCTCCTGCCGACCCCCGGTGAGGCGACGTATGCCGCCAGCAAGCACGGCGTGCTCGGCTACCTCAAAGCCGTGCGGGCAGAACTGCGCGGCAGCGGCGTGGAGGTCTCGGTCATCATGCCGACCGTGGTCGAGACAGCACTGGCCGCCGGTACTTCCCCGGGTGCGGCGAAGATGCTCCAGCCGGCGGATGTCGCTCGCGCCGTGCTCACCACGATCACGCGTCCACGGTTCGAGGTGACGATCCCTGCCTACCTCGGTCCGGTCCGTCGCGCGATCGATATCCTCCCTGCCGCGATGCGCGACGCTCTGCTCCGCCGGCTCGTTCCCGACCAGGTGCGGGCGAGTGACCGCAAGGCCCGGCAAGACTATGAGGCGACGTTCCTGGATCGCGCCTGA
- a CDS encoding pyridoxamine 5'-phosphate oxidase family protein — MSDVDERPPSRLLTEDECWQRLTDAPYGRVAASAAGEVDIFPVNHAVDHGTIVFRTSAGTKLLELTIHHGVAFEIDGYSDTDAFSVVVKGTAEEFDRQSEVAEAERLGITPWAPEQKDRWVRIRPTHVGGRTFQRPRD; from the coding sequence ATGAGCGACGTAGACGAGCGACCCCCGAGCCGCCTTCTGACCGAGGACGAGTGCTGGCAGCGCCTCACCGACGCCCCGTACGGGCGCGTCGCCGCGAGCGCCGCGGGTGAAGTCGACATCTTCCCGGTGAACCATGCCGTCGATCACGGCACCATCGTCTTCCGCACATCGGCAGGTACGAAGCTGCTGGAGCTGACGATCCACCACGGCGTCGCCTTCGAAATCGACGGGTACTCCGACACCGATGCGTTCAGCGTCGTGGTGAAGGGCACCGCCGAGGAATTCGACCGCCAGTCGGAGGTGGCTGAGGCGGAGCGGCTCGGCATCACCCCCTGGGCGCCCGAGCAGAAAGACCGCTGGGTGCGAATCAGGCCGACCCACGTGGGCGGCCGCACCTTCCAGCGGCCCCGCGACTGA
- a CDS encoding tellurite resistance/C4-dicarboxylate transporter family protein, protein MSTPPRTPADRSTLLSRADAAVRGLTPGYFALVMATGILSVAMRTNNAMAISELLLVIAAVAYVVLVALSVVRVVRHREAMAADFADPARAFGFFTFVAATCVLGSRLAQEELHAPSLVLMILAALAWIVLGYTVPWTAVLGQHRPARALATANGTWFIWAVASQSIAVLAATLQVELPASMRPAMSLLAVFSWSVGIFLYGAVGVFVGVRMLAYPFRPADLTPPYWVAMGATAITVVAGARIVEMADAPVVDATRGLIAGASVFFWAFGTWLIPPLVIAGYWRHVRHRVPLRYEATLWSIIFPLGMYGVGSQFLGDVDHLPLVHAIGSVEIWIALAAWLVTFAAMLVTIWRTVLRRPRAGVEPGL, encoded by the coding sequence GTGTCCACGCCGCCGCGAACGCCTGCTGACCGCAGCACGCTGCTCTCACGCGCCGACGCGGCAGTGCGCGGGCTCACACCGGGGTACTTCGCGCTGGTGATGGCGACCGGCATCCTGTCGGTGGCGATGCGCACCAACAACGCGATGGCGATCTCCGAACTGCTACTGGTGATCGCCGCCGTCGCCTATGTGGTGCTGGTCGCTCTGAGCGTCGTGCGCGTGGTGCGCCACCGCGAGGCCATGGCCGCCGACTTCGCCGATCCGGCTCGTGCGTTCGGCTTCTTCACCTTCGTGGCAGCGACCTGCGTGCTCGGCAGTCGGTTGGCCCAAGAGGAGCTCCATGCCCCATCGCTCGTTCTGATGATCCTCGCCGCGCTCGCGTGGATCGTGCTCGGCTACACGGTGCCGTGGACCGCCGTGCTCGGGCAGCATCGGCCAGCGAGGGCGCTGGCCACGGCGAACGGCACCTGGTTCATCTGGGCGGTGGCAAGCCAGTCGATCGCGGTACTCGCGGCGACGCTGCAAGTGGAACTGCCCGCCTCGATGCGGCCGGCGATGTCGCTGCTCGCGGTCTTCTCGTGGTCGGTCGGCATATTCCTCTACGGCGCGGTGGGCGTCTTCGTGGGCGTGCGGATGTTGGCGTACCCGTTCCGGCCGGCCGATCTCACCCCGCCCTACTGGGTGGCGATGGGTGCGACCGCAATCACCGTGGTCGCCGGCGCTCGCATCGTGGAGATGGCCGATGCCCCGGTGGTGGATGCCACCCGCGGACTCATCGCCGGTGCATCCGTGTTCTTCTGGGCATTCGGAACCTGGCTGATTCCGCCGCTCGTGATCGCCGGATACTGGCGTCACGTGCGCCACCGAGTGCCGCTGCGCTACGAGGCAACGCTGTGGAGCATCATCTTCCCGCTGGGAATGTACGGTGTCGGCTCCCAGTTCCTCGGCGATGTCGACCATCTGCCGCTGGTGCACGCGATCGGCTCCGTCGAGATCTGGATCGCACTCGCAGCCTGGCTCGTCACCTTCGCCGCGATGCTCGTCACGATCTGGCGAACCGTGCTGCGCCGACCGCGCGCCGGAGTCGAGCCGGGTCTGTGA